In one Aminivibrio pyruvatiphilus genomic region, the following are encoded:
- the cas2 gene encoding CRISPR-associated endonuclease Cas2, whose amino-acid sequence MKKWFLISYDVRNEKRLRKVAKIMEGHGQRIQYSVFRTHLSDRGLERLRWELEKVMDPKDGLLITELCDACVRKIRKRNAEEAWPDEPEKWIVL is encoded by the coding sequence ATGAAAAAATGGTTTCTCATCTCCTACGATGTGCGGAATGAAAAACGTCTTCGCAAGGTGGCCAAAATAATGGAAGGCCATGGCCAGAGAATCCAGTACAGCGTTTTTCGGACTCACCTCAGCGACCGGGGCCTGGAACGGCTTCGGTGGGAACTGGAAAAAGTGATGGATCCGAAGGATGGGCTGTTGATCACAGAACTCTGTGACGCATGCGTAAGAAAAATACGGAAACGAAACGCCGAAGAGGCATGGCCTGACGAACCGGAAAAATGGATTGTACTGTAG
- a CDS encoding type I-MYXAN CRISPR-associated endonuclease Cas4/Cas1 has protein sequence MGGGDLLSAAAENDALLRVSALHALLYCERLFYLEEVEEIRIADASVYAGRTLHEELAGEEGEEQRSFFLSSEKLGLTGKLDAVRHRNGNWVVYEHKRGKPLLRKGEEPQAWESDIIQVAAYSLLLEEYLDKELQEARIRYHGQNTTVIVPLTAENRNKVIAGIDKARKLRSATSRPPVCESSKKCLRCSLAPVCLPEEERFARSSEWEPLRLFPPEIEGAALHVTGHQARLGRSGDAFKLEEGENAARKLPSADIHSITIHGNGQVSTQALHLCAGKGIHLHWFSGGGTYLGSFSPGPGPVQRRIRQYQALTDPGLCLRLSRRTVRAKVESQLRFLLRSTRGGKRNDRIEAGIEEIRSLLKTASTAEGVDALRGLEGSAAQTYFDLLPGILNDDIQEELIPSGRSRRPPKDRFNAILSFGYSMLYRAVFEAILAVGLEPAFGYLHTPRSSAHPLVMDVLELFRVSVWDIVAVSSINRKQWNAESDFAVTKEKVWLSDEGRKKAIVLFERRMQDKWKHPVLDYSLSWQRTMELEVRLLEKEWTDTPGLFAQSRIR, from the coding sequence ATGGGTGGAGGTGATCTATTGAGTGCCGCAGCGGAAAATGACGCTCTCCTCCGGGTAAGCGCCCTTCACGCCCTCCTTTACTGTGAAAGGCTCTTCTATCTCGAGGAAGTCGAGGAGATTCGCATAGCTGACGCCAGCGTCTATGCCGGAAGAACGCTCCACGAAGAACTGGCCGGGGAAGAAGGAGAGGAACAGCGCTCCTTCTTCCTCAGCAGCGAAAAACTCGGACTCACCGGAAAACTCGATGCCGTACGTCATAGAAACGGTAACTGGGTGGTCTACGAACACAAGAGAGGCAAGCCTCTCCTTCGCAAGGGGGAGGAACCCCAGGCGTGGGAAAGCGACATCATACAAGTCGCGGCATACTCCCTCCTTCTCGAAGAATATCTTGACAAGGAGCTTCAGGAAGCAAGGATCAGGTATCACGGCCAAAATACTACCGTTATCGTCCCCCTGACGGCAGAAAACCGGAATAAGGTAATTGCCGGAATTGATAAAGCCAGGAAACTTCGGTCAGCCACAAGCAGGCCTCCGGTCTGTGAATCATCAAAAAAATGCCTGAGATGTTCTCTCGCCCCCGTTTGTCTGCCTGAAGAGGAACGATTCGCCCGAAGCAGCGAGTGGGAGCCCCTTCGCCTCTTCCCTCCGGAGATTGAAGGCGCCGCTCTCCATGTGACAGGCCATCAGGCACGGCTAGGCCGGAGCGGAGACGCCTTCAAACTGGAAGAAGGCGAAAATGCCGCCCGGAAACTGCCGTCTGCGGATATCCATTCCATCACCATACACGGCAATGGCCAGGTTTCCACACAGGCCCTTCACCTGTGCGCCGGAAAGGGAATCCATCTACACTGGTTTTCGGGGGGAGGAACATACCTCGGAAGCTTCTCCCCGGGACCAGGCCCTGTCCAGAGAAGAATTCGCCAGTACCAGGCCCTGACTGATCCCGGCCTGTGCCTCAGGCTATCCCGCAGAACGGTCCGGGCCAAAGTCGAGAGTCAACTCCGCTTCCTTCTCCGCTCCACCCGCGGGGGGAAACGGAATGACCGCATTGAGGCCGGCATTGAAGAAATTCGATCACTGCTGAAGACAGCATCGACAGCCGAAGGGGTCGACGCTCTTCGCGGCCTCGAGGGAAGCGCTGCGCAAACTTACTTCGACCTTCTTCCCGGCATTCTGAACGACGACATACAGGAGGAACTGATCCCTTCAGGAAGATCCCGGAGGCCGCCGAAAGACCGCTTCAACGCCATTCTCAGTTTTGGTTACTCGATGCTCTATCGCGCGGTCTTCGAAGCAATTCTGGCCGTAGGGCTCGAACCCGCCTTCGGCTACCTGCACACCCCCCGTTCCAGTGCACATCCGCTGGTGATGGACGTACTTGAACTCTTTCGCGTTTCTGTCTGGGACATTGTTGCCGTATCCTCCATCAACCGGAAGCAGTGGAATGCGGAGAGCGACTTCGCCGTCACAAAGGAAAAAGTCTGGCTTTCCGACGAGGGCAGAAAAAAGGCCATCGTCCTATTTGAAAGGCGCATGCAGGACAAGTGGAAACATCCGGTGCTTGACTATTCTCTTTCGTGGCAGCGGACCATGGAGCTTGAAGTCCGTCTTCTGGAAAAAGAATGGACGGACACCCCCGGGCTGTTCGCCCAGTCCCGTATTCGTTGA
- a CDS encoding CRISPR-associated protein Cas5: MLRLRVTAPFAAFRPMAAGSFRPTADFLTPSAAFGLLLNIAGVEMRGAEEKSGGTTLIANSLPPVRLAIGACSFPERQQLFQQLHNYPVGTSGKEKAHLAKGSKYNIKPVSRAFLSDFDAIIAVEAPELEPEIRKGLHGKSSRRYGLPFLGDNSFLPDRLEEAPESAGAHWYCALDHTSSPLEKRRISRLTITINREDMAGTKSRLFAPLKEASPEVPAAAWVEVIY; the protein is encoded by the coding sequence ATGCTCCGTCTCCGTGTAACGGCTCCCTTCGCCGCGTTCCGCCCAATGGCGGCCGGCAGCTTTCGCCCTACCGCAGATTTCCTGACTCCGTCGGCGGCGTTCGGACTGCTATTGAACATCGCGGGCGTGGAGATGCGCGGAGCAGAAGAAAAAAGCGGCGGAACCACTCTCATCGCAAACAGCCTGCCCCCGGTCCGCCTGGCAATAGGAGCCTGCTCCTTCCCGGAACGCCAGCAGCTTTTCCAGCAGCTCCACAACTACCCGGTGGGTACAAGCGGAAAAGAGAAGGCCCACCTTGCCAAGGGGTCAAAATACAACATCAAGCCCGTCTCCAGGGCCTTCCTTTCGGACTTTGACGCAATCATCGCCGTGGAAGCGCCCGAGCTGGAACCGGAAATCAGGAAAGGGCTCCACGGAAAAAGCAGCCGCAGATACGGCCTTCCCTTTCTGGGAGACAACTCCTTCCTCCCCGACAGGCTGGAAGAGGCCCCGGAATCTGCCGGGGCTCACTGGTACTGCGCTCTCGACCATACGTCTTCTCCCCTGGAGAAACGGCGCATTTCGAGACTCACCATCACCATAAACAGGGAGGACATGGCCGGGACGAAAAGCAGGCTTTTCGCCCCGCTGAAGGAGGCTTCCCCCGAAGTTCCGGCAGCGGCATGGGTGGAGGTGATCTATTGA